Proteins from one Rosa chinensis cultivar Old Blush chromosome 7, RchiOBHm-V2, whole genome shotgun sequence genomic window:
- the LOC112179173 gene encoding CTP synthase, which translates to MKYVLVTGGVVSGLGKGVTASSIGVVLRACGLRVTCIKIDPYLNTDAGTMSPFEHGEVFVLDDGGEVDLDLGNYERFVDVTLTRDNNITTGKIYQSVLDKERRGDYLGKTVQVVPHITDAIKNWIESVSLIPVDGKEGPADVCVIELGGTVGDIESMPFIEALRQLSFSVGQENFCLIHVSLIPVLGVVGEQKTKPTQHSVRELRALGLTPHLLACRSAQPLLENTKQKLSQFCHVAAGNILNIHDVPNIWHVPLLLRNQNAHRSILQQLNLLSIATPPDLRDWTKMAETYDNLTNSVRIAMVGKYVGLTDSYLSVVKALLHACIACSLKPEIDWIAASDLEDDSAKLTPEAHAAAWETLRNAACVLVPGGFGDRGVRGMILAAKYARENNVPYLGICLGMQISVIEFARAVLGLERADSTEFDAQTPNPVVIFMPEGSRTHMGSTMRLGSRRTLFQTPDCITSKLYHNSKYVDERHRHRYEVNPDVIGILEEAGLKFVGKDDSGRRMEILELPSHPFYIGVQFHPEFKSRPRRPSALFLGLILAATGQLEAYLSGNQSNS; encoded by the exons ATGAAGTACGTTCTGGTGACCGGAGGTGTGGTCAGTGGCCTCGGCAAAGGCGTCACTGCCAGCAGCATAGGCGTCGTTCTCAGAGCCTGTGGCCTTCGCGTCACCTGCATCAAAATTG ATCCCTACTTGAATACGGATGCCGGTACCATGTCTCCCTTTGAACACGGCGaggtttttgttcttgatgatggtggagag GTTGATTTAGACCTGGGTAACTACGAACGCTTCGTAGATGTGACTCTTACTAGGGACAACAACATTACGACCGGCAAGATATATCAG TCGGTCCTTGACAAGGAGCGGAGAGGAGATTATCTTGGAAAGACTGTGCAG GTAGTTCCACACATCACCGATGCCATCAAAAATTGGATTGAATCTGTTTCTCTCATTCCTGTGGATGGAAAAGAGGGCCCTGCAGATGTTTGTGTTATAGAGTTGGGCGGAACTGTGG gGGACATTGAATCAATGCCATTCATTGAGGCTCTTCGGCAGTTGTCTTTTTCGGTCG GGCAAGAAAACTTCTGTCTTATCCATGTGAGCCTGATACCGGTACTGGGTGTTGTAGGAGAGCAA AAAACAAAGCCTACACAACATAGTGTGCGGGAGCTAAGAGCATTAGGCTTGACTCCTCATCTATTAGCATGTCGCTCCGCGCAG CCTTTATTGGAAAATACGAAGCAGAAACTTTCACAATTTTGTCATGTTGCA GCTGGTAATATTCTTAATATTCATGATGTTCCAAACATCTGGCATGTCCCTCTCTTACTTAGG AACCAAAATGCTCATCGGTCGATTCTTCAACAACTTAATTTACTAAG CATTGCTACACCTCCTGATTTGAGAGATTGGACCAAGATGGCAGAGACTTATGATAATCTCACCAATTCT GTCAGGATTGCCATGGTGGGAAAGTATGTTGGCCTCACAGATTCATATCTGTCTGTAGTGAAG GCCCTTTTGCATGCTTGCATTGCATGTTCTCTAAAGCCAGAAATTGACTGGATTGCTGCTTCGGACCTTGAAGATGATAGTGCTAAACTG ACACCAGAAGCACATGCTGCTGCGTGGGAGACTTTAAGG AATGCAGCTTGTGTCTTGGTTCCTGGCGGATTTGGTGATCGTGGTGTACGAGGTATGATCTTGGCTGCAAAATATGCCAGAGAAAACAATGTTCCTTATCTTGGGATATGTTTGGGGATGCAGATATCTGTGATTGAGTTTGCTAGAGCT gttttgggtcTGGAAAGGGCAGACAGCACCGAGTTTGATGCACAAACACCCAATCCTGTTGTAATTTTCATGCCTGAG GGTTCAAGAACACATATGGGAAGCACAATGAGATTAGGATCGAGAAGAACACTTTTTCAAACTCCTGATTGCATTACTTCAAAACT GTACCATAACTCAAAGTATGTTGATGAACGGCATCGGCATAGATATGAG GTAAACCCAGATGTCATTGGAATTCTTGAAGAAGCTGGCCTAAAATTTGTAGGGAAGGATGACAGCGGAAGAAGAATGGAG ATTTTAGAGCTTCCAAGTCATCCATTCTATATAGGAGTGCAATTTCATCCAGAATTTAAATCAAGGCCTAGGAGGCCCTCAGCTCTTTTTCTAG GTCTTATCTTGGCAGCAACAGGGCAGTTGGAAGCGTATCTTAGTGGGAATCAAAGCAATAGTTGA
- the LOC112179634 gene encoding uncharacterized protein LOC112179634 isoform X1: MRPEPSSNISECSSPSSSSPSPSPSTPASASASASGKRSRDPEDEVYLDNFHSHKRYLSEIMASSLNGLTVGDPLPDNLMESPARSETMFYARDDMPLEYSPMSEDSDDSRFCENPINTFSSQHESTPSSPVSPYRYQRPLTGFPSTCSTSSHPSHSCALTNFNCSQSRQRGSDSEGRFPSSPSDICHSADLRRAALLRSVQMRTQPVGPPSFELTFGSGHSIEGEERPCSYMKSLVDERDYQIGECSSMGISEPDFKAEKSCRMMNMDVKGTHSAAD; this comes from the exons ATGCGTCCAGAACCGAGCTCGAACATTTCAGAATGTTCATCTccgtcatcatcatcaccatcaccatcaccatcgaCCCCCGCATCTGCATCTGCATCTGCATCTGGAAAGAGAAGCAGAGATCCTGAAGATGAGGTTTACCTCGACAATTTCCACTCTCACAAGCGTTATCTCAGCGAG atcatggCATCTAGTTTGAATGGACTTACTGTTGGAGATCCACTCCCTGACAATCTCATGGAATCTCCTGCAAGGTCTGAAACCATGTTTTATGCAAG GGATGATATGCCCTTAGAATACTCACCAATGTCAGAGGACTCAGATGACTCTCGCTTCTGTGAGAACCCCATAAACACGTTCTCCTCACAACATGAGAGCACCCCTTCTAGTCCAGTCTCTCCGTATAGGTACCAAAGACCACTTACTGGGTTTCCTTCAACTTGTTCGACTAGTTCGCATCCTTCACATAGCTGCGCTCTCACTAATTTCAACTGCTCACAGTCCCGTCAACGAGGCTCTGATTCAGAGGGGCGATTCCCATCATCACCTAGTGACATTTGCCACTCAGCTGACTTAAGGAGGGCTGCACTTTTACGGTCAGTGCAGATGAGAACACAACCTGTTGGTCCCCCATCTTTTGAGTTGACATTTGGTTCAGGGCATAGTATTGAAGGCGAGGAGAGGCCATGCTCCTATATGAAATCTTTAGTTGATGAAAGGGATTACCAGATTGGTGAGTGTTCTTCTATGGGTATCTCAGAGCCTGACTTCAAGGCAGAAAAATCATGCAGGATGATGAATATGGATGTCAAGGGGACTCATTCTGCTGCAGATTAA
- the LOC112179633 gene encoding uncharacterized protein LOC112179633, with product MARYYFAIIDRRRPISSLTLWRGLGMLNPNRLRLRAFTGKHGFISLAAAKLRCSAWIDNSINTFITRALSSSSGDDDFSELGSPLPKAATSLPKLMTEKPEPYNKKANRRRKPSGVPLESSTSLKNDSSKLESVEASKRPFLADEVSVNCFDPSPLVDKEAVSIRIANINSETTDSAIHSMCTSYGCLEGLVRTKEDAVDAFFSVEDNADIDSIVAKLNDTVMNDHEWSAKLHHRDSTPAVMSKESNGNFNVGLHLSRQLAEVKRQVIMKTVCIEDLEYLHNALVHLEAHSCSRTSISKDD from the exons ATGGCCCGTTACTATTTTGCTATAATCGATCGACGGCGTCCCATTTCCTCGTTGACACTTTGGCGCGGTTTGGGGATGTTGAACCCTAATAGGCTCCGGCTCCGAGCCTTCACCG GTAAACATGGCTTCATTTCACTGGCAGCGGCAAAGCTTCG ATGTAGTGCTTGGATAGATAATTCtatcaacacattcattacaaGGGCATTGTCTTCGTCTTCTGGAGATGATGACTTCTCAGAATTGGGATCCCCTTTGCCTAAAGCTGCAACTAGTCTTCCGAAGTTGATGACGGAGAAACCTGAGCCTTATAATAAG aaaGCTAACCGTAGGAGAAAACCTTCTGGAGTGCCGTTAGAAAGCAGCACCAGCTTGAAAAATGATTCCTCAAAACTGG AGAGTGTAGAAGCAAGCAAGAGACCTTTTTTGGCTGATGAGGTTTCTGTAAATTGCTTTGATCCTAGTCCACTAGTTGACAAAGAGGCAGTTAGCATTAGGATTGCCAACATCAACTCAGAGACCACTGATTCTGCGATACATTCTATGTGTACGTCCTATGGTTGCTTGGAGGGGCTTGTGCGAACAAAAGAGGATGCAGTGGATGCCTTCTTTAGCGTTGAGGACAATGCTGACATAGACAGCATAGTTGCAAA GTTGAATGATACAGTCATGAATGACCATGAGTGGTCAGCTAAATTACATCATAGAGACTCCACTCCTGCTGTGATGAGCAAGGAAAGTAATGGTAACTTTAATGTGGGATTACATTTAAGCCGTCAGTTGGCTGAAGTGAAAAGGCAAGTCATCATGAAGACCGTGTGCATAGAAGATTTGGAGTATCTGCATAATGCCTTGGTGCACCTTGAAGCTCATTCTTGCAGCAGGACTAGTATTTCCAAGGATGACTGA
- the LOC112179174 gene encoding uncharacterized protein LOC112179174 yields the protein MLAKKICDADRVGQRAWKLLRMAFIWARKGGVFKHRLMMELRVVPKFLKNHLGTNASTKSRPQIHYFEREFSFDKTPLFNLKMHRPPSMRFNIPCLNPPLVLHDDDDHLSHSDHYDEGRKSILTNSDQDRDDDGDDLDQGITSSEDYGTAAYSCANYYEDEAVDRKADEFIAKFYRQMKLQRQSSYTRYNDMLNRGAN from the coding sequence ATGCTGGCAAAGAAAATTTGTGATGCTGATCGTGTTGGTCAGAGAGCATGGAAGCTGCTGCGTATGGCATTTATATGGGCAAGAAAGGGCGGCGTCTTCAAACACCGCCTCATGATGGAACTGAGGGTCGTCCCCAAGTTCCTTAAGAATCACCTTGGCACAAATGCATCAACAAAATCAAGACCACAAATCCATTACTTTGAACGCGAGTTCTCCTTCGACAAGACCCCCCTTTTCAATCTCAAAATGCACCGTCCACCCTCCATGCGCTTCAACATTCCTTGCCTTAACCCCCCACTAGTACTGCACGACGATGACGACCATCTCTCTCATTCTGATCATTATGATGAAGGAAGGAAGAGCATCCTTACAAATTCTGATCAAGAtcgtgatgatgatggtgatgatctTGACCAGGGGATAACATCATCAGAAGACTATGGTACAGCTGCTTATTCATGTGCTAATTATTATGAGGACGAAGCAGTTGACAGAAAGGCAGATGAGTTCATCGCCAAATTCTATCGGCAAATGAAGCTGCAAAGACAAAGTTCATACACACGGTACAATGACATGTTAAATAGAGGCGCAAACTAA
- the LOC112179634 gene encoding inactive protein tyrosine kinase pTKL isoform X2 → MRPEPSSNISECSSPSSSSPSPSPSTPASASASASGKRSRDPEDEVYLDNFHSHKRYLSEIMASSLNGLTVGDPLPDNLMESPARDDMPLEYSPMSEDSDDSRFCENPINTFSSQHESTPSSPVSPYRYQRPLTGFPSTCSTSSHPSHSCALTNFNCSQSRQRGSDSEGRFPSSPSDICHSADLRRAALLRSVQMRTQPVGPPSFELTFGSGHSIEGEERPCSYMKSLVDERDYQIGECSSMGISEPDFKAEKSCRMMNMDVKGTHSAAD, encoded by the exons ATGCGTCCAGAACCGAGCTCGAACATTTCAGAATGTTCATCTccgtcatcatcatcaccatcaccatcaccatcgaCCCCCGCATCTGCATCTGCATCTGCATCTGGAAAGAGAAGCAGAGATCCTGAAGATGAGGTTTACCTCGACAATTTCCACTCTCACAAGCGTTATCTCAGCGAG atcatggCATCTAGTTTGAATGGACTTACTGTTGGAGATCCACTCCCTGACAATCTCATGGAATCTCCTGCAAG GGATGATATGCCCTTAGAATACTCACCAATGTCAGAGGACTCAGATGACTCTCGCTTCTGTGAGAACCCCATAAACACGTTCTCCTCACAACATGAGAGCACCCCTTCTAGTCCAGTCTCTCCGTATAGGTACCAAAGACCACTTACTGGGTTTCCTTCAACTTGTTCGACTAGTTCGCATCCTTCACATAGCTGCGCTCTCACTAATTTCAACTGCTCACAGTCCCGTCAACGAGGCTCTGATTCAGAGGGGCGATTCCCATCATCACCTAGTGACATTTGCCACTCAGCTGACTTAAGGAGGGCTGCACTTTTACGGTCAGTGCAGATGAGAACACAACCTGTTGGTCCCCCATCTTTTGAGTTGACATTTGGTTCAGGGCATAGTATTGAAGGCGAGGAGAGGCCATGCTCCTATATGAAATCTTTAGTTGATGAAAGGGATTACCAGATTGGTGAGTGTTCTTCTATGGGTATCTCAGAGCCTGACTTCAAGGCAGAAAAATCATGCAGGATGATGAATATGGATGTCAAGGGGACTCATTCTGCTGCAGATTAA